The Lentimicrobium sp. L6 nucleotide sequence TTCCAGCCATGCTGCTCGGTTGTTGAGGTAATGTATTATTGGTGAGCGTTGCAGCAGCAGACAAGGCAGACATTTGTCCATCTTTTTCTACTTTCCCTTTATACACCCCATTTACCAGATCTGGAAAAGTATAGAAGTTAGTATTAGCGGTGGCATTATCCAATACAGTACCTGAATTATCTGTAAGGTAGAAAGTTTGGTTTCCACTCAAGCTACTCGTCACTTTAATGGCTCCAGTATTACAATCTGGAATGGCAGAAACTGTAGCCACAGGAGTAGGTGCAGAACCCTCGATATTGATATGATCAACAAACCAATCGTCACCATCATCATTAGTCATTACAAAAGCAATATAAATCTCTTGCCCAGCATAGGCAGAAAGGTCAATTGTTTTTTCTGAATAGTTAACAGAAAAGGTGTCTTCACCCCAAGAGTTAAGAGTTGAAAAAGACGAAATATTGGTTTGAGATGTTGTGGAAACTTTAATATAATACATTGATCCATATTCTGCTTCGTATGCCTGCTTTTGGTAGAATGACATTTCAGCACCAGAGGATATAAGTATCTTAGGGCTGACCAACCAGTCTTCAGCTAGACCTTCTGTATTTTCCCAAACTATGTGAGCTGATTGACTACCACTATAGGCATCATCTGAGGATTGCCAATCTTGTACAGTTCCTAGCCCATTAATTCCTCTATAAGAATCCCAACAGTTTGGTGGGAAAGTTGATGACTCAAAATCCTCAGTAAATGGTAATCCTAGTACTCCGCAATCAGTGGTAAAAACTTCCTGCCCTCCATAAGCTGTTCCGTAACTGTTTATGGCATAGGCTCTAGTATAATATGTTGTTGCTGGTGATAAGCCTGATACTGAGGCAGTATAGTTGCCTGTTCCTGTATTGGCATTTACTATTTTGAAATCATTAGTAGTAGGGTTCGAGGAGGTGCTATAAACCACTCCTCTCTCCGAAATATTAGAGCTTCCTTGGTTAATCACATTACCTCCTAGCGTTGCAGTAGTTTGAGTAATATTAGTTGGAGTAGTTGTTTGTACAGAAGGAAGGTCTGTATTTTCCAGAACTAGTGGAGATTCCCATAAGCCTCTTCCATAGGAGGCCAGTCGGAGTTTGCTATCGGTAGCATCTCCGGCGTAATAAATCTCTAATTCTCCACATTGAACCTTGGGGAGGTTGGTATTATATTCCGTCCAATCGTTACTACCCTCTCTAAAATATACGCCAAGCTCTGTTCCAAGATAAAGGTGACTTGTTGAGCTTGCCTGTGTGTTTTGAACTATAGTATATGCTGGAATGGAAGGTAAACCATCAGAAATATTATTCCAAGTGCTTCCTCCATTTGTAGTTTCATATACCAAATTATTATTATATCCACTCAAGCTTACCCAAACGGTATTGGGATTATCAGCTTTTATGGCGATATAGGTAATATTGGAGCTGCTTGTTGGCAAATTAGATGTTACGTCAGTCCAAGAACCTCCTCCATTAGTAGTTTTCCATATTTCATTAGGATCTGAGACGAAAAGCACATCATTATCAGAAGAAGCAATGGCCATGGCACGAATTTTTGAGGAGGTATTCATAGTTGAAATCTTGGTCCAATTATCTCCCTTATTGGTGGTCTTCCAAATGTCAGTATAACCAGCAAAGAGCGTGTTATGATCTACAGGATCAATGACATAAGGCGTTACCCATGCGCCATCTCCAGCAGCAGAAGGCTCAATATCTGTACTTGAGGCCCAATGATTTGTGGTTCTTGTGATTTGCCCATTAACATATGTAGCATATTGTGTGTTTGAGGAAGTATAGTCGATAAGACATTCCATACCGTCGCCTCCTTTTACATCGTCCCAGAAATTACTAAAAAAGAGCTTTGAACCATTGTCTTGCAATCCTGTAATAGTTTCAGTGGCATTGGTTTGAGACACTCCCAGTTTATACATTTGGCTGATGATCATCCCATTAGTTTTGTCTGTCCAAGAAGTTCCGTTATTAGTAGACAGATAGATTCCTCCATCATTACATTCAAACAAATCACCATTATCTCTATATTTCAACATATGCTTGTCGGCATGCACAGCAGGAACGCCATCGCCCCACCAATGATTAACTATTGACCAAGAGGAACCTCCATTTGTAGATCTCCAAGTATTAATTCCTCCAACCAATATGGTGTTGGCATCATTTGGAGAAACAGCAATGGATAAATCGTACCATCCTTGTCCTTGAGAACCTCCACCATTGGAATCCCATCCCAATAGGTTTGAACTATTTCCACTAAACACTTCAGAAAAACTATTCCCGCTATTTGTTGATTTATAAATTCCATCTAGAGCACTACTTGAGTTGGCTATTATGGCATACACATAAGTTGGCTCGTCAACAGAAACAGCTAGCTCTATTCTGTTACCTTGAGATAATTCTTCACTCCAGTCGCCTCCTCCATTTGCACTGCGATAAATACTTCCTGAGGTGGTTGAACCATAAAGGGTATTAAAATCACCTGGTTTGTATTCCATATCGATGAATGAAATTGAGGTAAGTTGATTATCCCAAGTGGAGCCCCCATTCGTGGTTTTATAAACACCATTGCTGGTGGCTGCAATAATGGTTTGGTTATCACTTGGGTGTAATAATAAACGAGTTACCATATCACCATCGGATAAATTAAATTGTATTCCTGTAGTATTCCAAGTAAAACCTCCATTGGTGGATTTTAAAACTCCAATGCTTCTATTGTCCCATGCATCTCTATCTCCTGTGGCAATATATATGGTTTGGGAGCTGCTATAATCAGTTGGAATAACGATGTCAGAAACTCCCAATACATTATTTTCATCAGTTAGGCATGTCCAAGATGACCCATTATTTGTGGTTACCCATAGTCCACCAGCAGGTGCTCCAACCCAATAGGTACTATTATCTGTTGGATGAAATGCCACACAGTTTAATCTGCCCACTCCAGCATAACCTCCAGTTGAACTACTTGGTCCTAAATTCGTCCAATTTGCAGATTTATAATTTCTTTGCTCAGGATTTGTTTTGATAAACTCATCATAAACTTGTTGTGCTGTTTTACTTGGGAAAATTCCTGTACTCGGATTTACTTTGGCTTCCATTTGATAATACCAACGATAAAACTGTTTCCAACCAGGTGCTTTAACTTCTTTGCCATCCTCTATATAGTATCCTTTATTATTAACTTGGTAGGGCTCCCAATATTGATGGAATGCACTTTCGTAATCATATAAGGTCCATTCTTCTTTGGATTTATTCTGAGGCATATTTTGCAGCCAAGGCTGTGCCATTAACAATGTAGAACTAAATAAAATTAAAATGAGTAATATTTTCTTCATGATGATGCTTTTCGATGTTGTCAGTTTATTATAAAAAAACCTGTTGTGTGTTAATAGTGATGTGCCAAGTAGCAAAAATACCATTTCTGAATAAACAAAATCAATAAAAAATGCTGCCAGAAATCTGACAGCATGAACATATTATCTACTATTATTATGAAATTATAATATTTATGGAGTGTAAATTACATTTGTATTTCTATATCCAGCTCCATCACTATACCAATCAGGATAATTCGCTCCATCACTTTCTGCCCAATCACCAAAATAGTTATAAGCATCGATGATAGCTGATTTCTCAATTGGATAATCAAAACCGCTTGAAATATCGATAGCCCAAGGTAGATTATTAAAAGATTTATAATAATATCCTGCACTGGGAACGCTTTCATCTTGGCCTGTGCCAAACAAACTTAAATTCGCTAAGTCAGTAGGCTTATTGTTTTTCAAATGTACTTCTCTACTTCTATCACCGTTTATAAAAATAAATGGGTTGAAAGGTGTTTGCCCAAGGTTGATATCACTTATTGGATAGGCAAAGCTAATTAAGAAATCTATTTGCTGAGGCTCCACATAAATAGAACCAGGCCTTGTGTTTACTCCAGTTCCGCCACCTGGGTGTGGAAGTAAGTCAAAGCCATTGTCAAAGAAAACAACAACAGCATTAGATTGTCCTGTTTCTAGATTTCTTCCATCTAAATTGATAATGTTTTGTGTCATACTAAAGTCACCAGTAACTTCACTCACCATATCATTAGCAATAGGTAGCTCCATTCCAAATCCATTCTTGTAACTAGCACCAATTGCCATGACTTTTAAGCTCACATATATTTCAACTGCATTATCATTAGCATTGGTTACGGTATTAAAATTATAATCCACAACCAAATCGTTAAAGTCATAATCAGCTTTAAATGGCCATAAATCTTCAAAAGCTAAGGTGCCAAATGTGTTCTCATTAGGGTGGTAATTATTGAAAGCTCTTTCTGGATCATATGGATAATCATCAAACTCATCAATTACTCCATCTCCATCTGTATCTAGACTTCCTGGTCCTTCGCTACCTGGATTACAATATGTTTCAGGTATACTTGCTTCACAAAATGTTACACTTGGAGCAATGGTTCCATTATTAGTTTCTATTTCATTCTCATCGCAGTAATCTATGTTTCCAGAGATGCTTCCAGAGCTATTTATGGTGGTGTTTCCTGTTACTACTATTTTAGAATAAGAAGAACCATTACCAACAATATCATCATTAATCATCATGTGAACTACATCAATCAAAGCTTGGTCATACATTTGTAACTCCCCATTACTATTAAGAGTTAGAGTTCCATTGATATCCATATATGAGTAATTATATAAGGTGCTATTATTATTGAAGTTGCCAGCAACATTAGCTCTACAGTGATTTTCAAATATTGCATTGGAATTATTGGCTACATTTCCTGCGAAATTCATAATTCCTTCATTATAGGTGAAACTATTATTGTTATAGTGATTAGAGAATGCTATAATACCATAATTGTAAAATTGACCACCACTGTTGATGTTAGCTCCAGCTAAGGCTATATATCCCCAGTTTTTAAAAATACCATTAACATTAGGGCCAGCACTTACCATGAAAACATCACTATAATTTTCAATAACTAAATCGGAGCTGTTCATATTCAGCGAGTTTGAAATAAAAGCACCATCGTCATTTATAATAATGGTTCCGCCACCATTTATCCATTGTGAAGTTAAGGTTCCGCAAACTTTAAGAGTTCCACCATTCATGGTTAAACCTCCGGTAAAAGTAGCTCCATTTAAAATACAAATTGTTTCTCCGCTATTTATTGTTAGCGTTCCAGTTAGATGATCAGAAATAGTAGTAGTACAATCGCTGCAACCGGGACCGGTTACATTTCCTCTCATGCTATTTACCGATTTAGTATCTGTGAATATGTATTCTAATTTTTCACCATTAATATCCATTGTTACAGTTTCTATTACACCACTATTTGTTGTACGACGGATGTAAATAGTTTCTTGATAAGCGGGTAAGATTATTGTCGTTTGGAATTCTTGGTTTCTATTAGTAATCCCTGATTTAATGGCTTTACCATTCTCATTAGGGTTGGCATCAAAGAGTTCAATTTTTAGGGCTGGGAGACCAATATGGTCGCTCGCAATAATCTTTATATCTATAGTTTGGCTGGTTTTGAAATTAAATGTTTCGCTTACTAGCAAGTCCTCCATGGTTTTTTCAGGAATACATGGTGGGTCTTGTTCTAAGTCTTTAGAACAGGAAGAAAACCCCCAAACTAAAACAAATACTAAAAGTATAATTTTTAAGTCTTTCAGTAGTTTCATAGGTCTAATTTTAAATGTCACCGATAATATCAAGAATTATGCCAATAGCTTCGGTTTGTCAGGATTCATTTTTATGTTTCAGATATTCAGTATCTTTAAGTTCGTATGCTCAGTTTCTATGTTTGTGAATATTTTCCATTGTAAAGAATGTTTAAACCAGAATTAGAGATTGAATTAGGCCACAGTTTCAGATAATTATACCAATTGTATAATGAAATTAGTTCTTAAGCATTTCATTATTACAATGGTTAATGCCGATAAGAAATGATCCATTTGTATTAAGATTAATTTTTAGGCTAAGTCCATTTCATCATCGGTATTAGTTCATATATGACACAGATTTATGAAGAGCTATCAGGATAGCCTAAAGAAAGTTGTGAAAATATAGGGGCTAATTTCGATATCCACTAGTGGAAAAACCAATAATACATTATCTTTTACTTAATCATCCTTTGATGTAACCCGTTATAACTACATGATTATTAATGCAAATCTAATACATCATTGGCTTCCTGATGAATTATTTAATAATCGAACCTCAGGTTTTAAGGAATTTGAGAAATGCAAATAGCCCTACTGGCCTAAGGTTTAGTAAATGTTTTCATTCTGGATTTCTAAAAAAAGCACATAATGTATTTTATTTTCATGCAAAAAAAATGCTGCCAGAAATCTGACAGCATGAACCTATTATCAATTATTATGAAATTATATTATTTATGGGGTATAAATTACGTTAGTATTTCGGTAACCAGCACCATTTGTATACCAATCTGGATAATTGGCTCCATCACTTTCGGCCCATTGTCCAAAATAGTTATAAGCATCAATAATGGCTGTTTTCTCAATTGGATAATCAAAGCCATCGATGATATTTATTGCCCAAGGAAGATTGTTTGAAGATTTATAATAATATCCTGAATTAGGAACACTTTCGTCTTGACCAGTTTGGAATAAACTTAAATCTGCTAAGTCAGTAGGTGTATTGTTTTTCATGTGTACTTCTCTTCCTCTATCCCCATTTACAAAGATGAATGGGTTAAATGGCGCTTGTCCAAGATTTGCTGCGCTCACAGGATAATCAAAGCTGATTAAGAAATCTACTTGTTGTGGTTCTACATAGGTAGCACCATTTCTAGTATTTACTCCTGTTCCATCACCAGGGTGAGGAAGCAAGTCGAATGCATTATCAAAGAACACAATAACAGCATTACTTTGTCCGGCCTCCATGTTTCTTTCATCTAAACTCACTATATTTTGAGTCATGCTAAAGTCACCTGTTATGCCACTAACTGCATCATTTGCAATGGGAAGTTCGATTCCAAATCCGTTTTTGAATCCAGCACCTATGGCCATCACCTTTAAACTTACATATACTTCTACTGAATTATCATTGGCATTGGTTACCGTATTGAATTGATAGTCCACAACCATATCGTTGAAGTCATAATCACCTTCAAAAGGCCATAGGTCTTCAAAGGCAAGTGTGCCAAAGGTGTTGTTATTAGGGTAATAATTATTGAAAGCTCTATCTGCATCATTTGGATACTCATCAAACTCATCATCTACACCATCCCCATCTGTATCATTTCCTCCGGAACCTCCAGAACCGTTGCTGCCTGGGCTACAATAGGATTCAGGAATGCTAGCTTCGCAGAAAGTCACACTGGCTTCAATAGTTCCGTTATTGGTTTCTATTCCACTTTCATCACAATAATCTAAATTACCCCCAATTGTAGCATTATTCAATGTGGTATTATTAGAAACCATAATTTTTGCATAGCTATCACCTAAGCCGTACACATCATCATTAATGGTCATGTCTACTGTTTCAATTAATGCTTCGCTATATAAATTCAAACCTCCATTACTATTATTGGTGAGCCTACCATTTATCTTAGCATAAGAATAGTTATTAAAGGCACTACTATTGTTTAAGTTTCCGGCAATGATTAATCTACAATGATTGTCGAAAGTAGAATTTGAATTGTTTGCTACGTTTCCTGAGATATTCATAAGCCCCTCGTTATAAGTATAATCACTATTGTTGTAATGACCAGAAAAATTGATATTCCCATAATTATAGAACTGACCTCCACTATTAATATTAGCTCCTGCAAGGTTTATGGTACCGTAATTCTTGAAAACTCCTTTAAGGTTTGGAGCAGAGCTTACCATAAAGGCATCACTATAGTTTTCGAAAACAAGCTCATCATCGTTCATGTTCAAATTACTTGCTTGTAGTACTCCATCATCATTAATAACAATAGTTCCATCACCATTTAGATTATTGATTATCAGTGTACCACACACTTTTAGTGTTCCCCCTTGCATTAATAAGTTTCCAGTAAAAGAACCTCCTGAAACAATACATATTACATCATTGTTCTTTACTTTTAGGACTCCATTCTGTGCGTTTGAAATGGTACTAGTACAATCCACACAACCAGGACCATCTACATTTCCTTTTAGTGCATTAGCAGATTTGGTATCTGCAAATGTGTATTCGATATCTTCTCCAGTAATATCTAAAGTGACCGTTTCGAGAGAGCCATCTGTAATTGTTCTACGGAGATAAACCACTTCTTGACTAGCTGGTAGGGTAATGGAAGTAGAAAATTCTTGTTCTTTATTAGTGATGCCCGTTTTGATAATTTGACCATCCTCATTAGGGTTGGCACTAAAGATGTCAATCTTAACAGCAGGTAGGCCAATCTTATCGCTAGAAACTACCTTAATATTAATAGTTTGACTGGTTTGAAAATCGAAGGTTTCGGTTACGACCAAATCATCCATGGTTCTGGCTGGTGTGCCTGGATCATTATTGGTATCTAGTTTTTTGTACAAGATGTGGCTCCCCAAATAAATAAAAAAGCCAACATGGCATACTTAAAGTTCTTAATAGGTTTCATAATACATTTTTTATTGTTCGTTTATCAATTCACAAATAGCGTACCAAATTATTACCAAATTATTAACAAAATATAATACAACCTGATACATAGAGGCATATGGGTAAATATATTTACTTGGTCATATTTATTGGTTAGATAAATATATCTCGATATGAGAAATCACATCAATATGAGAACGTAAATAATATTCTTAAAAGAAAGTCTTTTTTAAATAAGCCAGATTAAATATACAAAACTTTTCGAAGCAACTGCAATCCAGAGCGTGATATATTTATTTTTTCGCCATTAGTCAGTAATAATAGATAGGAATCTTTATTGTAGTTTTCCAATTTTCTGATAAAACTGGTATTTACTATATAGGAACGATGGACCCTTACATATTTTTTAGGGTCTAAATTTTCCTCAAAGAATTTCATTCGTGCATTCTTCAGGTATGTTCTTTCTTTGGTGTGAATAGAGATATAATCATCCTGCGCCTCCAGAAAAACCACATCCTCAATAGCGATTAGGTGAATATCCGTCTTATCTTTTACCGCAATCCGATCTAATTGTTTGTCATCGTTATCTTGGATGGAGCTTACTATATCTTTATAATCTTTTGTATTTATTGCTTTTGGGGAATTATTAAACTTTTCATATGCCTTATCGATAGCATTAAACAATCTATCCTTTGCAAAAGGCTTGAGGAGGTAATCCACTGCGTTTTTCTCAAAGGCTTCAATGGCGTATTGATTATATGCTGTTGTGAAAATAATCATAGGAGCATCGTCAAGTAGTTCGAGTAATTCGAGACCCGTCAACTTAGGTAACTCAATATCTAAGAACACTAAATCAGGTTTTAAATCTTGTATGGCTTTTAATCCACTAAAGCCATTATCAAATTTACCTATCAGTTCTACCTTATTATTCTCCTCTATATTTTTCCCTAATAATTCAGCGGCTAAATACTCATCTTCTACTATAATTGCCTTAAGTTTAGTCATCAGTTTTTATGTTTTGAGGGATAATTAATCGAACCCTAAAGATATTACTTTTCTTCTCAATTTGAAATAAATGAAATTGCTTGAATAATATTTCGAGTCTTTTTCGCACTGTATAAAGGCCAGTCCCTGAACCTTTCCTATGTGCTGTCTTTTCATCGTAATTATTTTCTAATTCTAGGTATAAATTACCTTGTTCTACATGACAATTAAAGGTAATGTTTACCTGGTCCACATCTCCCTGTAAGCCGTATTTTATGGCGTTTTCAAGTAAGGGTTGTAGTATTAATGCCGGAATCTTCATTTCTTTGCAATTGACTTCCCCGTTTCTTTCAAAATGAATTTTGTTGCCAAATCTCATAGTTTCAATGGCTAAATATCTTTCTAGGTTTAGCATTTCATCATCTAAGGATATGAGTTTTTTATAATCCTGATTCAAGCTAAATCTTAAATAATCAGATAATTCCAGTAGCATATTAGTAGCTTTATCTGGCTGTATTTGAATAAGCGCATGTAAAGAATTTAAACTATTGAACAAGAAATGTGGATTTAGTTTAGAGCGGAGGAGGTTGATCTCTGTATCTTTGAGCGTTCTTACTAAGTCGTTCTCTTTCTTTTGACGCTGCTGCATATGAGAATAATAGCTGTTCAGGTAATAGAAGAGGATAAGAACAATATACATTAAAAAACCATTAAGGTATCTCCAGCTGATTGCTTCCCAAAGGAAATCCTGAATTTCTGGAGTTTCAGAAAACAGTGCTGATAACAGATAAATACCGCTAATCACCCATATGCTTACTATAATAATTAAAGAACTGGCATGCTCCATAAAAATAGAGAATGTACTTTGTTTTTGAAACTCATTAAAACGAATAAAAAACCAAAGTCCTATTCCGAATAGATAAAACAACGCACCATATACCAAACCATCCACAACTGCATAATGCCAATCGAAATTGAATAATTGCATGAGGGCAAATGTTTGAATGCTAATGATAAGGATCCAAGCCAAGCTATAGAAGGCCAAATTTGCTTTATTACTGAGAACAGGATGCGGTTTCATAATTTATCTCCTTGTTGATGCTTTAATTAGTATGATTTAATTTCAGCACCTCCAAAGATAACAAGCCCTTTGATTACAAGCACAGAATCGCTTCCTTCTCCCGTTTGTAGTTCTCGGGAGATGTATCTTTGGTCTGAAAATCCACCAAAAATAGGTGTAGCTTCCAATACAATATTCCAATCTGAAGGCACTACAATCTCAGAGCCACCAAACATAAAAAACACATTGAGATAATTTCTTCCAGGAGCTAAACGAGAGCGAGTCATATTTACTTCAGAACCTCCAAAGATGGCCGTCATGCGACCACCTTTAAAGTTTGAAGAGTTTATTCTTTTTTTAGTACCACTAAATATAGCCACATCATCCACATAGTCGGCATCAGAAAAAGAGGTGTTTTGGTATTTTTTTCCATGAGGGCCTTGATGGGGAGGGGTGAATGGGCCAGAGCCATTTCCTTTGTCGTTTCTGTCATTCCCATCGTTATTATTGTTATTCCATGGGCCATTAAAGTTATGACCAGGACGTTTGAAGAGCAACATGATACCAACAATGATAATCACTACAGGCCAGAAAAGCTGACCAGCTCTAACAGATAGGTCGAAAATATTTGGTAGCCAAAAGAAAGTTCCAATGGCGATAAGGATAAATCCAGCTACTTTATTTCTAGAAAGGGTAAGGTTTAAGATACCGATTCCAATAAGTAAGGTTTTCCAGCTGAAAATATAATACCTTATTTCGGGAGTGAGGAAATCGAAATTACGGAGCAAGAAAAGTAGTCCGATAGTCAGTACAACAATTCCTCCTATGAGGTGATTATTTGTTTTGTTGGCAGGGGCTTGATTTGTCATGATTTCTATTTTTTAGTTTTATTTTCTAATTGATGAAGCAAAACTAGGTTCAGAAGGTTTTTTTCGCAATCGCTTTTCGGTGAACGGAGGTTATGTTTCGGTGAATGACGAAAATACAACCATTAAGCTCACTATTATATAAAACAAACCCTCAAGAATAAGGATAAATTCTAAATGATAAGTTTAAACCATTTAGGAAACAAGATTACTAGACAATTGTCTTAATGGATACAGAACAGAAATGGCACTCATGGTTAATACCATAAATAGGACTTTAAAGAAATCAGAGAAAATGATTTGGACAGGATAAGCATCAACAACGAAACCTGTCCCGCCTTGACCCAAAGAAATGACACCAAATTGCTGCTGAATAAACGCGATTAAACCACCCATTAGCAGCCCGATTAAACCACCAGCCAAGCTAATCATCATTCCTTCCATAGCAAAGATTCTCAGGATTAGTTTCTTAGAGGCCCCCATAGCTCTCAATGTCGCCATATCTGGTTTCTTGTCAACTATCAACATACTAATGCTACCGATTATATTAAAAGTAGCTATCAGCAAGATAAAGCCAAGAATAAGATAAACCATAGCCTTTTCCGACTGCATGACTTGTAGTAGTACCGATTGCTGTTCGAGACGATTTTTCACAATAAAACCCTCCCCTAAAAGTTTCTTTATTTCTTTTTGTACTTCATTATAATCATAACCTTGTTCCATTGCTAATTCAAAAGAACTGCATACATTTTTTTGACCTAAAATATCCTGTAGTGCTTGAAAGGAGATAAAAGCATAATGTTCATCATAATCTTGGCGCACGCTAAAATATCCCGAAGGAAACAAGCTCAACGTTTTAAAAGAATCGTCTAGTTTAGTACTGGCTTTTTTGCTTTTATCTGGCACATATACTTGTATTGAAGAATAAAAATCACTCAATCGGCTTTGTAAACGATAAGCCACTCCATAACCTAAAACTATGTAATCGGCTCGTTTTTCACGTAATTTAAACTGTCCTTGAACCATCAAAGTATCCATCTGACTCATGATGGCAAAAGAGGAATCCACACCTTTTAATTTCACTATGGCTTGGCGGTCTTTGTATTTTAATAGTGCATTTTCTTCTAAAACAGGGCATACGTATTTTACTCCTTTAATATTTTGTAGCTTCTCCAAAGGAAAATCTTTCATATGGATGGTTTTCCCTGTGGAGGGCTCTACCACTAATTCTGGATTAAAGCTATTGAATAGTGAAATGACCAACTTTTCGAAGCCATTAAAAACAGACAGTACAATAATTAATGCAGCAGTAGTCAGCATCACACCAACAACAGAGATGATGCTGATGTAATTAATAATGTGATGCGATTTCTTGGCGAAAAGGTATCGTTTGGCTATGTAGAAGTCGGTTCTCACTTTAGAAAATCACCCCTAGATTTAGTTCGAAATAATAAGGAACAGCCTTTGCATCGACGCTGTTATCAACAGTGTTTGTCCCTTTTAGAATATTTGTAAATCCGTTATTAAAATTGATTCCGATCACAACACTTACCGATTCGTCAATTACATACTCAGTTCCAGCTCCTACTAATAAGGAAGCTTTTACGAGAGTTGTTTCTTCTTTAATGTCTATTTTGTTCTCGCCATATGAATATTTCCCAGTTATGGGATTACTTCCGCTATACTCATCATTGGCTTTCGCTCGTATATTGAATCCAGTATTAATCCCTATCTGTCCAAAAAA carries:
- a CDS encoding LruC domain-containing protein, giving the protein MYKKLDTNNDPGTPARTMDDLVVTETFDFQTSQTINIKVVSSDKIGLPAVKIDIFSANPNEDGQIIKTGITNKEQEFSTSITLPASQEVVYLRRTITDGSLETVTLDITGEDIEYTFADTKSANALKGNVDGPGCVDCTSTISNAQNGVLKVKNNDVICIVSGGSFTGNLLMQGGTLKVCGTLIINNLNGDGTIVINDDGVLQASNLNMNDDELVFENYSDAFMVSSAPNLKGVFKNYGTINLAGANINSGGQFYNYGNINFSGHYNNSDYTYNEGLMNISGNVANNSNSTFDNHCRLIIAGNLNNSSAFNNYSYAKINGRLTNNSNGGLNLYSEALIETVDMTINDDVYGLGDSYAKIMVSNNTTLNNATIGGNLDYCDESGIETNNGTIEASVTFCEASIPESYCSPGSNGSGGSGGNDTDGDGVDDEFDEYPNDADRAFNNYYPNNNTFGTLAFEDLWPFEGDYDFNDMVVDYQFNTVTNANDNSVEVYVSLKVMAIGAGFKNGFGIELPIANDAVSGITGDFSMTQNIVSLDERNMEAGQSNAVIVFFDNAFDLLPHPGDGTGVNTRNGATYVEPQQVDFLISFDYPVSAANLGQAPFNPFIFVNGDRGREVHMKNNTPTDLADLSLFQTGQDESVPNSGYYYKSSNNLPWAINIIDGFDYPIEKTAIIDAYNYFGQWAESDGANYPDWYTNGAGYRNTNVIYTP
- a CDS encoding FtsX-like permease family protein; the protein is MRTDFYIAKRYLFAKKSHHIINYISIISVVGVMLTTAALIIVLSVFNGFEKLVISLFNSFNPELVVEPSTGKTIHMKDFPLEKLQNIKGVKYVCPVLEENALLKYKDRQAIVKLKGVDSSFAIMSQMDTLMVQGQFKLREKRADYIVLGYGVAYRLQSRLSDFYSSIQVYVPDKSKKASTKLDDSFKTLSLFPSGYFSVRQDYDEHYAFISFQALQDILGQKNVCSSFELAMEQGYDYNEVQKEIKKLLGEGFIVKNRLEQQSVLLQVMQSEKAMVYLILGFILLIATFNIIGSISMLIVDKKPDMATLRAMGASKKLILRIFAMEGMMISLAGGLIGLLMGGLIAFIQQQFGVISLGQGGTGFVVDAYPVQIIFSDFFKVLFMVLTMSAISVLYPLRQLSSNLVS
- a CDS encoding LytTR family DNA-binding domain-containing protein, which translates into the protein MTKLKAIIVEDEYLAAELLGKNIEENNKVELIGKFDNGFSGLKAIQDLKPDLVFLDIELPKLTGLELLELLDDAPMIIFTTAYNQYAIEAFEKNAVDYLLKPFAKDRLFNAIDKAYEKFNNSPKAINTKDYKDIVSSIQDNDDKQLDRIAVKDKTDIHLIAIEDVVFLEAQDDYISIHTKERTYLKNARMKFFEENLDPKKYVRVHRSYIVNTSFIRKLENYNKDSYLLLLTNGEKINISRSGLQLLRKVLYI
- a CDS encoding sensor histidine kinase — its product is MKPHPVLSNKANLAFYSLAWILIISIQTFALMQLFNFDWHYAVVDGLVYGALFYLFGIGLWFFIRFNEFQKQSTFSIFMEHASSLIIIVSIWVISGIYLLSALFSETPEIQDFLWEAISWRYLNGFLMYIVLILFYYLNSYYSHMQQRQKKENDLVRTLKDTEINLLRSKLNPHFLFNSLNSLHALIQIQPDKATNMLLELSDYLRFSLNQDYKKLISLDDEMLNLERYLAIETMRFGNKIHFERNGEVNCKEMKIPALILQPLLENAIKYGLQGDVDQVNITFNCHVEQGNLYLELENNYDEKTAHRKGSGTGLYTVRKRLEILFKQFHLFQIEKKSNIFRVRLIIPQNIKTDD
- a CDS encoding LiaI-LiaF-like domain-containing protein is translated as MTNQAPANKTNNHLIGGIVVLTIGLLFLLRNFDFLTPEIRYYIFSWKTLLIGIGILNLTLSRNKVAGFILIAIGTFFWLPNIFDLSVRAGQLFWPVVIIIVGIMLLFKRPGHNFNGPWNNNNNDGNDRNDKGNGSGPFTPPHQGPHGKKYQNTSFSDADYVDDVAIFSGTKKRINSSNFKGGRMTAIFGGSEVNMTRSRLAPGRNYLNVFFMFGGSEIVVPSDWNIVLEATPIFGGFSDQRYISRELQTGEGSDSVLVIKGLVIFGGAEIKSY